The sequence below is a genomic window from Macadamia integrifolia cultivar HAES 741 chromosome 1, SCU_Mint_v3, whole genome shotgun sequence.
GATTGAAACCAGGCTTCATGGTAAGATGCATCCCTTTCACATTAATACTTGAAAGTTTTACTTGGCATGAGTCCTCACAATGTGTTCATGTATTTTCCCCAGGAACCAAAACAGATATTCCCAGGGCCAAGTTGAATGCAGATGAACAGATGTGCTGGTATCCTTCAAAAACTTTTAGCTTCTCTTCCAGTGATACATCTTTATTAGACAGTAAGCATAAGGCAATGCAGGGTTGCTGaacaccaccccaccccccccccccccaaaaaaataataaataaataaataaaagagttgCACTCATATCATTTGGATAATAAGCATCTGATTATCACATGCTTTTGGACACTCAACCAATTTCCGCATCCTTTAAGAAAAATAGTCTATTATGTATGGGTGATCAGTTAATTAGGTTCGTATGCTCCATACTTTGGATAGTATTAATTCATTATGATGCGTCTTTTCACAGCAATTGCTGTAGGGTACCTATTACTGATTATCACCGGCACTGTACAAGTTGCATGTATGATCTATGTCTGACTTGTTGTCGGGAACTCCGGCAAGCATCTCCCGATGATGACAACGAAGAATTACTAGAAAACCAGGTCAGTGAGAAGAGCCAAGATGGGGACACAATGTTCGAGGAGTCAAGATCATTTAAATTAAGATTCAATTTGTCAGTTAAATTTCCTGATTGGAAAGCTGATGGCGATGGTAACATCCCTTGTCCACCGAAGGAGTATGGTGGTTGTGGTTCTTCATCACTAACTTTAAAGCGCATATTCAAGATCAATTGGGTTGCAAAATTGATGAAAACTGTGGAGGAAATGGTTAATGGCTGTAAGGTGTATGATGCGGATAATGCACAGCCTGCTAGCTTGAATGACTTCTCCTTCTGCCAAGCCTCCTGCAGAGAGGAAAGTGGTGACAATTTCCTGTATTGCCCGACATCTCAGGATATCAGGATTGAAGGAATTGGTTGTTTTAGAGAGCATTGGCGTCGAGGGGAACCCATCATTGTTAAGGAGGTTTTCGGTTGCATGTCTGATTCAACCTGGGAACCCATGGCCATATGGAGAGGAATACGGGAAACCACGGAGGGAAAAATGAAGGATGAAAACAGAACTGTTAAGGCCATAGATTGCTTAAATTGGTCTGAGGTATATGGCTCACCATAACACTCCTTATGAGAAAtgcattggatttttttattatgttagGCTTTTTATCATCCTTTTCTGTTTGGAAAAAAGCTTCCTAGGTATCCATCTACGAAAGTAATCTCTTGAGGGGCACACCTAGTTTTACTGCGTGGCAGGTGATGTGGCTATACTGACTATTAGATATCTAGGGAGTGGTGTGGAATCTGGATGAGTCACATCTCACATCTCAAATTCCAGggtcaaattcaatcatttatgcTCCCATGTATGTCCATTCACCTTAGTGGTAGTCCAAGCATTAGCATGCACTCTCTTGGTGGTCCTGGATTTTTCAATGCCTTATTTTGTTCAACTCCACTTGGCTGAAAGTCACATGTAAGCAGGTGGACTTGGGTACACATGTGCACAATAATTCAGTCCCATTCTGATCTGCCACATGGGAGAACTAGTGCAAATGAAGTGGTTCCTTTCCTAGATAGATGTCTACAAAAATATGCCTcttctatttttagaaatatttatattttcaatgttcTCTCTGGAATAATACTACCAATAGCTTGTCATATATAAATTTCTCATGAAATGTTCAGAAAGTTTTTGTTAATTGTGGCTTGGCATTGGAATAGGTTGATATTGAACTTGGTCAGTTCATCAAAGGATATACAGAAGGACGAATCCATGAAAATGGGTGGCCAGAAATGTTGAAGTTGAAGAATTGGCCATCTCCCAGTGCATCTGAAGAGTTTCTACTGTACCAGAGACCTGAGTTTATTGGTAAACTTCCACTGCTTGAGTATGTCCACTCTAAGTGGGGTCTTTTAAACGTTGCTGCAAAATTGCCCCACAATTCCTTGCAGACTGATGTAGGACCtaagatttttatttcttatgggACCTTTGAGGAACTTGGTAGAGGTGATTCTGTGGTCAATCTCCATATGAATATGCGTGACATGGTAGGTGCCTCAATGTCCTTccgttttaatttattttctgttggtgCTCAAGAAATTCCTTAAAGAACGTACTCCTACATTTATCATTTGCATTATGTAATTTTGATCAGATAGTTCTGTTCTCATCAACTTTGGACTAGTAATTTTTAGTGTTTTCGTGATTTGGTCTAATGTTTCATGAGTTTTGTGTAGGTATACCTGTTGATGCATACATCTGAAGTAAAGCTAAAAGGTTGGCAGCAAACTATGATTGAGAAGATACAGAAATCTTTCAAGGAATCTGATGAAAATGAATTGTCTGGTGATGCACACACAAGTTTGGATGAAAGTGGAAAATCACCTGACTCAGTACCCAGTGAGCATGGTAAAACGAATAATGAATGGGTGGTGTCGAATGCAGATAAAgatgagctcatgaaggatcaAACATCCAATGGAGATGATACTGGAAAGACTCATGCAGGAGCACTTTGGGATGTGTTTCGTCGGGAGGATGTCCCAAATCTGATTGAGTATTTGAGAGTTCATTGGGAAGAATTTGGGAGGCATGCTAATTTCCCAGGTGCCTCAGTAAGTTTACATGCTTCCTTACTGTAAATCGGCTTTTCTCAGTTAACATTGTCTATCTCAAGTGTTCACATAATCACATAATATGTTGTCTGGATCTCAGGTAAATTACCCTCTATATGATCAAGCAGTTTTCCTGAATAAAGAGCATAGAAGAAAATTGAAGGAGGAATTTGGTAAGGGCAACAACCTGATGGTTTTTACAATTTGTGTAAAAATCAATTAGGAGGCTGTATTGTGGTTTATATTCCATTTATGCAATTGGGGGAAGATAATTCTATGGATCATGAAGAGATAATATAGGCAGACGAGATTAGATAATCATTTCCTTCCAATCTATCATGTATCATGTTGTTTTCAGTAGAGAAGACATGAAATTCCTATAGGCCAAATGGTCAGAATTGTCCATATTCAGCATATGCTATGACTTTGGATGGGTTTAATGGATAGCCTCCCCTTTTGGGCAGGGTCGTGTATGATTTGGTAGGTATTGTGTGGAATCTGAGTTAGATATGAATGTTTGGACTTTGGAAAACCATGGCAGGTGGGGGTTGGAATTTGGGTCTATATACACCGAGAATTCAGAGCTTGGTAAGTAGTTTGGTTCGTTTCTGGGCAATGCCAATCCAGCTCATTCTGGATCTGGCAATCTAGACCAAAGTTTGGCCAAattagagagaaaattgataaaataataaaagactGGCGATCTTGCACTCCCAGATTGGATTGTTCACACCTGATACCTAGCTGGGTTAGGTGATTTGGAGGATCGCATACTATGTTTTGAAACCTGATATACTGTCATCAAATTATTTTGTTGATACCCTTAGTGGCTATTCTCTTGTGAGATTCATAGTCCCTGCTTAATGAACCAGGTATGCTTCATAGGTACCTTGAAATTAGAAACCCTTGCTTTTTTCTAGTTCAAATTGTGGCGCTCATATATGTACCCAGGGTTTAGTCAAGGCTCACATCTTGCTGCTCTGCAGATGCAATGAGCCGGTGTGGGATGGGGATAGGTTTTACGTTTTGTAATATTAATAGTTATGGTTTTTCTGAATTCACCATGAAAAATGTGGGCAGGTTTTATATGAGTTGGGATAGGATGCAAGTAGGATTGATAACCCGATTCTGCCTGTTTTTAAGAAAGTCATTTCCCATTTTCTATATCAGTATTCTTATCCGTATCCATATCTTGGTATCATAAAGTGTGACCAATTAACAGTAGTTCCTGACCACGTGACTCCAATGAATGCAAAATGTGTATGCACCACACAGATAAATTAGGGTTCagtgaaaagaaaagggggggaaaaaaacagaaaaattccCTCCTGCTTCTCTTTCAGAGTGATATTTGACCTTTataagtgatgatgatgatgaataaataaatgaatctCTAATAATCAGGTTACATGTTCTTATTAATTATGCCATTGTTTTGCAGGAATAGAGCCATGGACATTCAAGCAAAATGTTGGTGAGGCTATATTCATCCCTGCTGGATGCCCTTTCCAAGTGAGGAATCTTATGGTGAGATTATCATGCAAATTGAATGTCTTAAGGTGGTTAGTATAATATTTTAGTAAACTTGCATGGAGAAAATGAATCTTACTAGTAGATTGTTTCATAATGTTCGTTAATGTGTCTTTGTGTGCACAAAATGTCATTTGCTTGTAGGCTTATTGTatacttttaaatttaatatgCACTTCCATTTTTGACAATTTCTAGTTAACATTATGGTATAAATCCTCTTTAGTATTATCTTTATGTGAAAATGATCTCCCTCTCATGTGagtctttgtttatttttgcaTATAGCAAGGCCAACTGGCTTGCAGACATTTTCTTTGGGCTGCAGGCCAGCATGAGATTTTTCTCTCTGAATACCATCACCGAAGAGTTCAGTAAAGCTGTGTAGAGACCCTGATGGGAGTAGACATATGGCATTACGTGTTTGGAGATCCACTTTGGAGCCTATGTCCTCAtttatatatttgatttttttttcctttgttcgaaaaagaaataaaataaaccaagTGGTTTTGTGCTCCTTTCAAGTAATGAGAGAAATAGTTCCTCAAAATGTGAGCAGAAAGATTGGGTTCCTTCTAATGGGCAAGGGCGTTGCTGCTTCCGAATTGGAAAGGGACGCTAGAATGATCTGATTTAGTGAGCATAGATGGTTagcctttttctcttctttcctcctcaTGGAGGTGGGATGGGGGGGTCACTTGATTTTGTACATCTTGTATTCTTGccgcccccacccccaaaaacaCCCTGCCTGACCTCCCCTAAGAAAGAACTGagagaaacataaaaatggaaagCCTAATTAACATTGccatagagagaaaataaaatccttGTCTTCATGGAATGTTTCTACTTGTTAAACTACAATCCGTAACATATGAACAAGTTCTGTATGAAACAAAATTCTGGATGAAAATAAAATCCTGTAGGGAGATGATAGTATTTGTTTACAGGTCCTAAAATTCTTATTCCTTTGATTTAATGGAGCAAACTTGGCAActaattatctctctcttttttcttttttctttttcctttttttggtaatttctGCAGTCTTCAGTTCAGTTGGGCCTTGACTTCTTATCTCCTGAGAGCCTGGGAGAATCTTTACGACTGGCTGATGAAATCCGCTGTCTTCCAAATGACCATGAAGTAAAGCTTCAAATGTTGGAGGTCTGAAAATGGAAATTTCCAAAGCTTGTGTCTCCTGCTATTTTTCTAGAAGGTCTTAGTTTTCCTAACAGGTTTCAATGCAGGTGGAGAAGATGTCACTCTATGCTGCCAGTTCAGCCGTTAAAGAAGTCCAAAAGTTGGTACTTGATCCCAAGTAAGCAAAATGAGCTTTGGCTTGTTgggctgttgttgttgttcattTTATTTCCAGCACTCTGTTTTAAAGAGAAAATTAGGTCTTCCTATATCTCCATGCCCAGTTCTGGAGAGGGTGTGAAGACTACCATTCAACAAGTATGGGATATCTTATAGATCAAATCGACCTTATACGAGAATGTCACCCAAATACATCAAGTTTGTGGAAAATTTGACTACTTTTTCCTGATTCTCCAAAACAATTTGGGTTGTTACATGGTGGTGCTGATTTTCTACCTTAGTTTTTCATAGTTGTGAGTGGATTGGGACTGGTCATATATTTAGTTGGTCTTTACACCACCTACATGGATTGATGTGGGGCACAGATTAGGGAAGATGGTAGATTCAC
It includes:
- the LOC122082866 gene encoding lysine-specific demethylase JMJ25 isoform X2, which translates into the protein MDHPRPTSENGEDNVGIPEHLRCKRTDGKQWRCSAMSMPDKTVCEKHYIQAKKRAANSAVRASLKKKRKAFNESDVYLDKNEDVDIPPVNTRVAEFHSSAPGKKYKETLPKSRVLHSPETPPSRSFSLKPNDDLPMGTGEFDEDWKNSYKTPPSSGMEPSKSRPPKNFDDNALVEQSARSTDSSHDAGGQICHQCRRNDRGRVIWCLRCDRRGYCDSCISKRYPELSSEEIQRCCPACSGTCNCKVCLRGDNLIKVRIQEITAQDKLLYLYGILSAVLPIVKQIHSEQCSELEIETRLHGTKTDIPRAKLNADEQMCCNCCRVPITDYHRHCTSCMYDLCLTCCRELRQASPDDDNEELLENQVSEKSQDGDTMFEESRSFKLRFNLSVKFPDWKADGDGNIPCPPKEYGGCGSSSLTLKRIFKINWVAKLMKTVEEMVNGCKVYDADNAQPASLNDFSFCQASCREESGDNFLYCPTSQDIRIEGIGCFREHWRRGEPIIVKEVFGCMSDSTWEPMAIWRGIRETTEGKMKDENRTVKAIDCLNWSEVDIELGQFIKGYTEGRIHENGWPEMLKLKNWPSPSASEEFLLYQRPEFIGKLPLLEYVHSKWGLLNVAAKLPHNSLQTDVGPKIFISYGTFEELGRGDSVVNLHMNMRDMVYLLMHTSEVKLKDKDELMKDQTSNGDDTGKTHAGALWDVFRREDVPNLIEYLRVHWEEFGRHANFPGASVNYPLYDQAVFLNKEHRRKLKEEFGIEPWTFKQNVGEAIFIPAGCPFQVRNLMSSVQLGLDFLSPESLGESLRLADEIRCLPNDHEVKLQMLEVEKMSLYAASSAVKEVQKLVLDPKVGAELGFEDPNLTARVADSLEKMIERRQIACV
- the LOC122082866 gene encoding lysine-specific demethylase JMJ25 isoform X1; amino-acid sequence: MDHPRPTSENGEDNVGIPEHLRCKRTDGKQWRCSAMSMPDKTVCEKHYIQAKKRAANSAVRASLKKKRKAFNESDVYLDKNEDVDIPPVNTRVAEFHSSAPGKKYKETLPKSRVLHSPETPPSRSFSLKPNDDLPMGTGEFDEDWKNSYKTPPSSGMEPSKSRPPKNFDDNALVEQSARSTDSSHDAGGQICHQCRRNDRGRVIWCLRCDRRGYCDSCISKRYPELSSEEIQRCCPACSGTCNCKVCLRGDNLIKVRIQEITAQDKLLYLYGILSAVLPIVKQIHSEQCSELEIETRLHGTKTDIPRAKLNADEQMCCNCCRVPITDYHRHCTSCMYDLCLTCCRELRQASPDDDNEELLENQVSEKSQDGDTMFEESRSFKLRFNLSVKFPDWKADGDGNIPCPPKEYGGCGSSSLTLKRIFKINWVAKLMKTVEEMVNGCKVYDADNAQPASLNDFSFCQASCREESGDNFLYCPTSQDIRIEGIGCFREHWRRGEPIIVKEVFGCMSDSTWEPMAIWRGIRETTEGKMKDENRTVKAIDCLNWSEVDIELGQFIKGYTEGRIHENGWPEMLKLKNWPSPSASEEFLLYQRPEFIGKLPLLEYVHSKWGLLNVAAKLPHNSLQTDVGPKIFISYGTFEELGRGDSVVNLHMNMRDMVYLLMHTSEVKLKGWQQTMIEKIQKSFKESDENELSGDAHTSLDESGKSPDSVPSEHGKTNNEWVVSNADKDELMKDQTSNGDDTGKTHAGALWDVFRREDVPNLIEYLRVHWEEFGRHANFPGASVNYPLYDQAVFLNKEHRRKLKEEFGIEPWTFKQNVGEAIFIPAGCPFQVRNLMSSVQLGLDFLSPESLGESLRLADEIRCLPNDHEVKLQMLEVEKMSLYAASSAVKEVQKLVLDPKVGAELGFEDPNLTARVADSLEKMIERRQIACV